The Diprion similis isolate iyDipSimi1 chromosome 11, iyDipSimi1.1, whole genome shotgun sequence genome includes a region encoding these proteins:
- the LOC124412631 gene encoding uncharacterized protein LOC124412631 codes for MHVACKCLNVSIKSRGNELQRVKIEDYELTATELADPFFRENVATVGELEGITKELPGLVEVRNIGAWAIHRCINCLMNTHAVHRERGAALVLINTNVLKSADEIARLTASPSFSSIFRIMIDNNNIDTVDFLQPPNKFSVSQLPSNLQSALGGLQQQLETAVQREVAATEERVRAFSAEQYQLLEQYRERAHTEHRLLVGLICNQKETEKPATMEISRATSDTIQPNIAQPMSNALNTRPHTVASDTKIIGGPNIRHQAATKHPANLHLRSGIDKKASLRLYSKEPSSYDAEALFTLEGMDDSLPSEQAQQSEEESDTDDSGHDEGIHIPRGQRGGHPTLAKSLPVSVPVFPSFTRQIQHDQGDDQLSRDPHDPHNIRASMKALAKSVHGDTVFGDLPRPRFSTQI; via the exons ATGCACGTCGCATGCAAATGCCTAAACGTGTCAATCAAGTCGAGGGGCAACGAACTGCAAAGGGTTAAAATTGAAGATTACGAACTGACCGCTACCGAACTCGCTGATCCCTTCTTCCGAGAG AATGTTGCGACTGTTGGAGAATTGGAGGGTATTACAAAGGAATTACCTGGTTTGGTAGAAGTTCGAAATATTGGAGCCTGGGCTATTCACCGATGTATCAATTGTTTAATGAATACTCACGCAGTCCACAGAGAACGGGGTGCAGCACTAGTTTTGATAAATACGAATGTCCTT aaaAGTGCTGATGAAATAGCTAGACTAACAGCGAGCCCTAGCTTCAGTTCTATATTTAGGATAATGATTGACAATAATAACATAGACACCGTAGATTTTCTGCAACCACCTAATAAGTTTTCAG TGTCGCAGCTTCCAAGTAATCTACAATCAGCTCTTGGCGGTTTGCAACAACAGCTCGAAACAGCTGTACAGAGGGAAGTTGCTGCAACTGAAGAGAGAGTTCGAGCTTTTTCTGCCGAACAGTATCAACTTTTAGAGCAGTACAGAGAACGTGCCCATACGGAGCATAGGTTGCTTGTTGG CCTAATTTGCAACCaaaaagaaacagagaaaCCTGCGACTATGGAAATATCTCGTGCCACTTCTGACACTATCCAACCAAATATAGCTCAACCAATGTCTAATGCATTGAATACTAGACCTCACACAGTGGCAAGTGATACAAAAATCATCGGTGGACCTAACATCAGACACCAGGCAGCTACAAAACACCCTGCCAACCTTCACCTA AGGAGTGGAATTGACAAGAAAGCATCGTTGAGACTGTATTCCAAGGAACCCAGTAGTTACGACGCTGAGGCACTGTTTACATTAGAAGGCATGGATGACTCATTACCCTCAGAACAAGCTCAACAATCTGAAGAAGAGTCTGACACTGATG ATTCCGGCCATGACGAAGGTATTCATATTCCGCGAGGACAGAGAGGCGGCCATCCAACCCTTGCTAAATCCTTGCCAGTCAGTGTTCCTGTATTTCCCTCCTTCACCCGCCAAATTCAGCATGATCAAGGAGATGATCAG CTATCGAGGGATCCACACGATCCGCATAATATTCGTGCATCAATGAAGGCTCTGGCAAAGAGTGTTCATGGAGATACAGTCTTTGGTGATTTGCCACGTCCACGATTTTCTACTCAGATCTAA
- the LOC124412633 gene encoding eukaryotic translation initiation factor 3 subunit M, with protein sequence MQVPAVFMDLPLEDQAQELRVYFKSLGAEISEEKSPRGIEDDLHKIIGVCDACFKEGNETEIETILNDIVSIMVLIPIERAENLILAFCEKLTKAPGQKLGVVCLKALWLLFQSLDEKSPMRYHVYYHLVQIARNVDQVKAVYGGVDQLKAQFAPCPPSNEQMQKLYRLLHEVLLSCKQSEQAAAVMVALLGTYTAESASAPREDAQRCILAALADPNTFLLDPLLALKPVRFLEGELIHDLLLVFVQEKLPAYLQFYKNHKEFVEHILGLNHEQNIKKMRLLTFMQLAETNPEMSFDTIQAELQIEENEVESFIIDVLKTKLVRARMDQAGHKVLVSSTMHRTFGRAQWTQLRDLLAAWKTNLSAVQEGMKTVAAAQIELAAKTK encoded by the exons ATGCAGGTTCCAGCGGTATTTATGGACTTGCCCTTAGAGGACCAA GCACAAGAATTACGGGTATATTTCAAGAGTTTGGGCGCTGAAATAAGCGAGGAGAAATCTCCAAGAGGAATCGAAGATGATTTGCATAAAATCATTGGCGTCTGCGACGCCTGTTTCAAGGAGGGAAATGAAAcggaaattgaaacaattctAAACGATATAGTTTCCATTATGGTTCTG ATTCCTATCGAACGtgctgaaaatttgattttggcATTCTGCGAAAAGTTGACAAAAGCTCCAGGTCAAAAACTTGGAGTTGTTTGTCTCAAGGC ACTCTGGCTCCTGTTTCAATCCTTGGATGAAAAATCACCTATGAGATATCATGTTTACTACCACCTGGTACAAATTGCACGTAATGTAGATCAAGTCAAAGCTGTGTATGGTGGAGTGGATCAACTGAAGGCGCAATTTGCTCCGTGCCCACCATCCAACGAACAAATGCAGAAATTGTATCGCCTCTTGCATGAAGTGTTACTCAGTTGCAAACAAAG TGAACAAGCAGCTGCAGTGATGGTTGCCCTACTGGGTACATATACCGCTGAAAGTGCGTCTGCTCCCAGAGAAGATGCCCAGCGTTGTATTTTGGCTGCGCTTGCCGACCCAAATACTTTCCTGCTGGATCCACTGCTGGCTCTAAAACCTGTGAGATTTTTAGAAGGAGAGCTCATTCACGATTTACTTCTAGTTTTTGTCCAAGAAAAACTACCTGCATATCTTcagttttacaaaaatcataAGGAATTCGTCGAGCATATTCTAG GATTGAACCATGAGCAAAACATTAAAAAGATGCGATTACTGACATTTATGCAGCTTGCTGAAACAAATCCTGAAATGTCATTCGACACTATCCAAGCTGAATTGCAGATCGAGGAGAATGAAGTAGAAAGCTTTATAATCGATG TTTTGAAAACGAAACTGGTTCGAGCTCGAATGGATCAAGCTGGCCACAAAGTGCTTGTATCAAGCACAATGCACCGAACTTTTGGCCGTGCTCAATGGACCCAGCTAAGGGACCTGTTGGCTGCGTGGAAAACCAACCTTTCCGCAGTTCAGGAAGGCATGAAAACAGTTGCGGCAGCTCAAATCGAACTTGCggcaaaaacaaaatga